Genomic segment of Catenibacterium mitsuokai:
GATAGATGGGTTAGAAAATATAATCCTCACCAACAATTCTTTGTAGATGTTGATTGGTATGATACTGAAGAAGAATATTTAAATGCTTTGCGTGATGATTGGAAATCTGAAGCAGATCCATTTGATGAATGTGATCATTATGTTGATGTATCTAAATATGATAATTTTGAAGACTATGAAAAATCAGTTAATATATGCTTAGAACATCTTGAATGGATTGAAGAAGTATTTAAATATGGCGATTTTGATATTGATCCACAAAACTATAAGAATGAAGATACTTATCTGGATGCTCTAACAAAGAGAATAAAAGAGAAGTATGATCCTGAAAATGAATTTTATTGTATTGATCCTCTAGATTATGATTCACCTTATGAGTATCAATATGAAATAGATGAAAGAATACATTGGTTAGAACTATATGATACAAATCATCAATATCCTGTTGATCCAAGTACATTCTTTGATAAAGAAGACTATGTAGAAGCTGTCAATGAGTGGAAGGACTATGTCGCAAAGCTTGATGCAGAATTAGATGGAGAAGAAGTTTTAAAGTCTGATGATATGGATGCTTATCGTAATAAAGCACTAAAACAAATGTCTAGAAAACGTCCAAACTCTGTTGAGTATCATTTGGATAATATAGTAGAAGTTTCTCAGGAGGAACATGTAACTGAAGAAGATAAAAAGTCATGGGGAGATAAACATAATTTCTATAATTCGTTTAGTTCTGTAGATCCTACACAGTATGATCATGAAAGTGATTATTTAGATGATTTAAGAGTGAAATGGAAAGAATATTATGATCCTTCTGATATGTATGATGTAGATCCACATGATTATGATAATGAAGGAGACTATATGGACGCTATCCAGAATTATATAAAAGTGAAAATGAGATAAGAGAATAGTAGAAGTAAAGGTGACACTATGAGAAAAAGATCATTACTATTATATGCAGTGAGAGATATGATGAGAAAAGATAAGTGGGCTGAGAGGTATAACCCTGATCAAAGATTCAATGTGAGTCAGTATGATTATGAAACTGTCGCTGAGTATCTGGATGCACTTAGAGAAGAATGGAAAGAATATGTGGATCCATTTGAAATATGTGATGGGTATGTTGATGTTTCAAAGTATAAGAATTTTGAGAAATATGAAGAAGCAGCTCAAGAGTATTTAGATCGTCTTGATTGGAAGAAAGTTGAACCGGATTATGATAAATATGATGTAAATCCATTAGATTTTGATACTAAAGAACAATATCTTGATGCATTGTATCAGAAGGTAAGAGAAGAATATGATCCCTATGATGATTTTCCAGGACTTGATCCTAGTTCATTTGATTATCCTTTTGAATATGATTTTGCGATTGATGAAAGAAGGGAGTGGAAAGAAGAACATGATCCTGAAGATAAATATGATGTAGATCCAGGTGCTTATGAGTATGAAGATGATTATGTCGAAGCTATTAAAAAGTGGAAGCGCCATATAGCAAGACTTGATGCAAAATCCCCTTCATATAGAAGTAATCGTAATAAAGCGAAGAAACAATTGTCTAGGGAACATTTAAGTAAATCTGAGTCTAATCTGGTTGATATAGAAGAAAATCCAACTGAAGAAAGTAAACAGTCCTGGGGAGATAAACATAATTCCTTTAACACATTTAGTTCTATAGATCCTATACAGTATGATCATGAAAGTGGTTATTTAGATGATTTAAGAGTAAAATGGAAAGAATACTATGATCCATCTGATATGTATGATGTTGATCCACAGGATTATGATAGGGAAGAAGACTATATGGAGGCCATTAAACAATATATTAAATCCAAATATAGGTGAAGTTTTACTATGCTGATTTAGAATACTTCGACATGTAACTACCGCTTACATTTACGAATAACATAAAACTATTAAATATATTTACATTATTCGCAATAAAGTGTTGACAAAAAATAATATTGGACTATTATATAGGCATACATACGAAACAGAGCGTTGAACAAGATACGATTTCTAATCCGCTTCCTATAGAGAGCATCCAGCTGGTGGAAAGGATGCAGGTAATGATTATGGGACCATCCCTTGTGAGCTGTTTTCTTGAAAATAATAGTAAAGAAGGCCGTAATTTCTGCGTTAAAGAAATAGCATTCATGGGATGTGAAGTGGTGATGTCAATCACAATCTAAGTGGTACCGCGGAAACAAAGGTTTTCGTCTTAGACAGGTCATTCTAAGACGAAAGCCTTTTTTATATCTGTTTTATATGTATAAAGTAATTCTGGGGGGAATTTATTTATGAATGGTTTACTTTTACTTGGATTAGCAGCCCTTATCCTAGTAGTAGCCTATCTATGTTATGGTCGCTATTTAGTAAAAACTTGGGGTATTGATCCTAATGCAACAACACCTGCTGTTGCAAAAGAAGATGGCACAGACTTTGTACCTACTAATAAATGGTCAGTCTTTGCACATCAGTTCTCATCTATCGCTGGGGCTGGACCAGTTACTGGACCAGTTATGGCTATGGTATTTGGCTGGTTACCTGCATTCTTATGGGTAGTCATCGGTGGTGTATTCTTCGGTGCTGTACAGGACTTCGGTGCACTTTATGCTTCAGTTAAATCTGAAGGTAAGTCAATGGGTCAGATCATCGAAAAATACATTGGTAGAACTGGTAAGAAATTATTCTTCTTATTCTGCTGGGTCTTCACATTAATCGTTATTGCTGCATTCGCAGATATGGTTGCTGGAACATTCAATGGTTTCAGTGCTGAAGGAGCTAAGCTTGCACCTAATGCCAGTGCTGCTTCTATCTCTATTCTTTATGTATTTGTTGCTATGGCATTTGGTTTATTATTACGTAAGGTTAACTTAGAAGGTTGGCCAAAGGTTGTACTTGGAATTGTCTTAATCGTTGCAATGCTTGCAGTGGGTATCAAATTCCCTGTATATGCAACTAAAACTACTTGGATTTATTTAGTATTTGTTTATATTTTCTTTGCATCTGTTACGCCAATGTGGTTATTAAAAGGTCCACGTGACTACTTAACTACATTCTTATTCATCGGTATGATTGCTGCTGCATTTGTAGGTGTATTCTTAAGTAACCCAACTGTTACTGTACCAGCATTCACTGGATTTAAATCAGCTACAGGAAGTTACTTATTCCCAACATTATTTGTAACTATCGCTTGTGGTGCCGTATCTGGTTTCCATTCTCTTGTATCTTCTGAAACATCTTCTAAGATGGTTAAGAATGAAAAAGATATGCTTCAGGTTGGTTATGGTTCAATGTTATTAGAATCATTACTTGCTGTATTAGTTATCGTCATCGTTGGTTCATTACCAAACTTAAAACAGACTGGTGTCTTAGATACAGCTCTTGCTAACATGGCTTTAGCTGATACTGCTACACCTTTCACTAAGTTCTCTGCTGGTGTAACTGGTTTAGTCGCACAGTTTGGTTTACCACAGTCTTGGGGACTTTGTATTATGACTATGTTCGTTTCTGCTCTTGCATTAACTTCATTAGATGCAGTTGCTAGAATCTCACGTATGTCTTTCCAGGAATTCTTCGAAGTAGAAGAAGGAGAAACACCATCACAATTAGTATCAGTCTTAACTAATAAATATGTCTCTACACTCATTTCACTCTTCTTTGGCTATTTATTAAGCTTAGGCGGATATGTTAACATCTGGCCATTATTCGGTTCAGCAAACCAGTTACTTGCTGCAATGGTATTAATCTCACTTGCTGTATTCTTAAAGGTTACTGGAAGAAAAGGTTTCATGTTATATGTACCAATGGTATTAATGTTTGTTGTAACTATGACAGCATTAGTACAGGCTATTTATGGTATCTGCATGAAGTTATTCGTAACTGGTGGTTTCATGATCATGACAGATGGTCTACAATTAGTCGTTGCTGTATTATTAGTCGCTCTTGGTCTTATGATTACTTTCCATTCAACTGGTAAGTTAGTAAATTCAAAAGCTGAATAATTATTTCTGAAGTCCCTACTAGTAGGGGCTTTTTTTCAAGCTTTGAAAACGTCAGAGAGAGTCTGAATCTCATGTTATTATATGTAATCATTTACAAAATAAATATCTTTACACATGTTGTGAAATTATAATGTATTTTCATATTGAGGCAATTAATACACTTAGGAAAATAACAAAAATAGAACTTTTTTACTCATGAAAATGAGAAAAAATGCCACTTTTTCAATTGTTAAATTCATAAATAACTATAATTCTATTACATATTGAAAGAAATTTACAAAAGGGTATTGACGAGTGAAAAAATGTTTTTTAAAATAGACTTGTGTCTAGAGAGCGGACACAGCAAACTGCCCTGAAGCATGTTCTATAACTAGTCATGTAGAGCATGCTGGTTCCTAGAACCGGGGCACTTTGTTTGAATATTCAGACATGATTCTTAAGAGTCATGTCTTTTTGATTACATGATGTCTAATACTTAATTTTTCTTTTTCTGAAAATCCTTGTAACCGCATAACTAATTTAGATATAATGGCGTAGGTTATCAGGAGGAAAAGTATGAAACACCTACAAATGAAATACAATTGTATCCAGTTCTTATATTGGATCACTAACTGTACGATTTTTGGCTATGTAGCCATCTTCTTACAATATAAGGGATTAACGAACACAGAAATAGGGATAGTGACTGCTATGGGAAGTATCATGATGCTTTTGCTTTCCGCAAATATCTCTAACTTACCGAATCAATTTGAAAAGCTGACTCCCCACAATGTCATCTTAGGAATCTATGCTATATTATTTGCATCATTTAGTGCCCTGTACTTTGTCACACTCCCTAAAGTCATTGTTATGGTACTTTATATCGCATTATTATTCTTGAGTACTTGTGTTGTTCCATTCTTATCACAATTCGCAATGGATTATGTAAAGATGGGTTCAGATATCAACTTCGGGCTTGCTAGAGGACTTGGGTCATTCTCTTATGCATCAAGTGCCTTTTTAATGGGATACTTAGTAGAATGGTTAGAACCATCTGTTATTTATATTGTCTTTATTGTTTCAAGCATTCTATTTATCATTAATTTGTTGATTCTCCCACACTCTACTATTAAGAATGAATCAACAGAAAAACCAGCCAATCCATTTGGCTTGATTACTAAATATAAGAAGTTCTTCTTCTTTCTATTAGGGTTTGGATTTGCGATTGCAGGTGCCACTTCTTTATCTACTTACTTAATTAATATAGTTAAGAAGCTAGGTGGGGATTCATCGTTCTATGGTATCGCCATATTCTTTATGGCAGCAAGTGAAACACCATTCATGACAATGACTTATCGCTTAAAGAAAAGATTTGGACCTGAGAAGCTTATTGTCTTTGGTCTCATTATGTATATCTTTAGAAACTTTCTGATTGCTTTAGCACCTAGCCTATTTGTCTTATTAATAGGTATGGTATTCCAGGGATGTTCTTATGGATTGCTTTTTGCTACTTATACATATTATTGTAATGATGTCTTGTCTGAAGCAGATCAGATGGCAGGACAGACACTTATTACAATGATGGCTAATGGTTTTGGGTTCT
This window contains:
- a CDS encoding MFS transporter codes for the protein MKHLQMKYNCIQFLYWITNCTIFGYVAIFLQYKGLTNTEIGIVTAMGSIMMLLLSANISNLPNQFEKLTPHNVILGIYAILFASFSALYFVTLPKVIVMVLYIALLFLSTCVVPFLSQFAMDYVKMGSDINFGLARGLGSFSYASSAFLMGYLVEWLEPSVIYIVFIVSSILFIINLLILPHSTIKNESTEKPANPFGLITKYKKFFFFLLGFGFAIAGATSLSTYLINIVKKLGGDSSFYGIAIFFMAASETPFMTMTYRLKKRFGPEKLIVFGLIMYIFRNFLIALAPSLFVLLIGMVFQGCSYGLLFATYTYYCNDVLSEADQMAGQTLITMMANGFGFCLGSYLGGVLQDTLGLTSMLIFAMIVTLVGALIGVCTYKFMKD
- a CDS encoding carbon starvation CstA family protein; the protein is MNGLLLLGLAALILVVAYLCYGRYLVKTWGIDPNATTPAVAKEDGTDFVPTNKWSVFAHQFSSIAGAGPVTGPVMAMVFGWLPAFLWVVIGGVFFGAVQDFGALYASVKSEGKSMGQIIEKYIGRTGKKLFFLFCWVFTLIVIAAFADMVAGTFNGFSAEGAKLAPNASAASISILYVFVAMAFGLLLRKVNLEGWPKVVLGIVLIVAMLAVGIKFPVYATKTTWIYLVFVYIFFASVTPMWLLKGPRDYLTTFLFIGMIAAAFVGVFLSNPTVTVPAFTGFKSATGSYLFPTLFVTIACGAVSGFHSLVSSETSSKMVKNEKDMLQVGYGSMLLESLLAVLVIVIVGSLPNLKQTGVLDTALANMALADTATPFTKFSAGVTGLVAQFGLPQSWGLCIMTMFVSALALTSLDAVARISRMSFQEFFEVEEGETPSQLVSVLTNKYVSTLISLFFGYLLSLGGYVNIWPLFGSANQLLAAMVLISLAVFLKVTGRKGFMLYVPMVLMFVVTMTALVQAIYGICMKLFVTGGFMIMTDGLQLVVAVLLVALGLMITFHSTGKLVNSKAE